Proteins from a genomic interval of Cucumis melo cultivar AY chromosome 7, USDA_Cmelo_AY_1.0, whole genome shotgun sequence:
- the LOC127150374 gene encoding uncharacterized protein LOC127150374: MPPRRGTRRGGGRGGRGAGRGQPEAPPVAPAVDPNAPVTQADLAAMEQRYQDMLQAALAPFLAAQQNQAAPVQAQAVAPPAPEEAQPVPVQLSAEAKHLRDFRKYNPKTFDGSMDNPTKAQMWLTSIETIFRYMKCPEDQKVQCAVFFLEDRGTAWWETAERMLGGDVSKITWEQFKENFYAKFFSANVKHAKLQEFLNLEQGDMTVEQYDAEFDMLSRFAPDMVRDEAARTEKFVRGLRLDLQGIVRALRPATHADALRIALDLSLPERADASKAAGRGSALGQKRKVETQPDVAPQRTLRSGGVFQRHRRELAAAGRTLRELPACTTCGRVHGGRCLAGSGVCFRCRQPGHTADMCPRKPFETTPPQPSAAQQGRVFATTRQEAERAGTVVTGTLPILGHYAFVLFDSGSSHSFISSVFVQHVGLEVEPLGSVLSVSTPSGEVLLSKEQIKACRVEIANRMLDVTLLVLDMQDFDVILGMDWLSANHANIDCYGKEVVFNPPSEASFKFRGAGMVCIPKVISAMKASKLLSQGTWGILASVVDVREPEVSLSSEPVVREYPDVFPDELPGLPPPREVDFAIELEPGTAPISRAPYRMAPAELKELKVQLQELLDKGFIRPSVSPWGAPVLFVKKKDGSMRLCIDYRELNKVTVKNRYPLPRIDDLFDQLQGATVFSKIDLRSGYHQLRIRDGDIPKTAFRSRYGHYEFVVMSFGLTNAPAVFMDLMNRVFKEFLDSFVIVFIDDILIYSKTEAEHEEHLHQVLETLRANKLYAKFSKCEFWLRKVTFLGHVVSSEGVSVDPAKIEAVTNWTRPSTVSEIRSFLGLAGYYRRFVEDFSRIASPLTQLTKKGTPFVWSPACERSFQELKQKLVTAPVLTVPDGSGNFVIYSDASKKGLGCVLMQQGKVVAYASRQLKIHEQNYPTHDLELAAVVFALKIWRHYLYGEKIQIYTDHKSLKYFFTQKELNMRQRRWLELVKDYDCEILYHPGKANVVADALSRKVAHSAALITKQTPLLRDFERAEIAVSVGEVTAQLAQLTVQPTLRQKIIAAQLNDPYLAEKRRVVETEQGEGFSIQLYSAVSSYRAAAFDKRQTESSYRSSRMSVQAACSSVVRTIRVRH; this comes from the exons atgccgccacgtaggggtACACGCCGAGggggtggtaggggaggcagaggagccggtcgtggccagccggaggcgccacctgttgcaccggcagtcgacccaaacgcaccggtcacccaggcggatctcgccgcaatggagcagcgttatcaggacatgctgcaagctgctttggcgcctttccttgccgcccagcagaaccaggccgcccctgttcaggctcaggccgtcgctcctccagcccctgaggaagctcaaccagtaccagttcaactgtcggccgaggcgaaacacttacgggatttcaggaagtataatcccaagacctttgacggatccatggacaaccccacaaaggcccaaatgtggttgacgtccatagagactattttccggtacatgaagtgcccagaagaccagaaggtgcagtgtgcagtcttcttcttggaggacaggggcaccgcctggtgggagaccgcggagagaatgctagggggcgatgtaagcaaaataacatgggagcagttcaaggagaacttctatgctaagtttttctccgccaatgtgaagcacgccaagctgcaagagttcctaaacttggagcaaggcgacatgacggtggagcagtacgacgccgagttcgatatgctgtcccgctttgctcccgatatggtaagagatgaggctgccaggacggagaaatttgttagaggactcaggctagaccttcagggcattgtcagagccctccgcccagccacgcatgctgatgcactacgtatagcactggatttgagcctgcctgagagagccgatgcgtctaaggctgccggcagagggtcagccttgggacagaagagaaaggttgagacgcagcctgacgtagcaccgcagcgaacactgaggtcaggaggtgtcttccagagacaccgacgggagcttgcagcagccgggaggactctgagagagctacccgcttgtactacctgcgggagagtccacggaggtcgttgcttggctggaagtggagtctgctttaggtgcagacagccggggcacactgctgatatgtgtcctcggaaaccctttgagacgacaccgccccagccttctgcggcccagcaggggagagttttcgccactacccggcaggaggccgagcgagctggcactgtggtgacaggtacgctcccaattttggggcactatgcttttgtgctatttgactctgggtcatcccactcgtttatatcctccgttttcgttcagcatgtgggtttagaggtagagcctttgggtagtgttttgtcggtttctactccatctggggaggtcctgttatccaaagaacaaataaaggcatgtcgggtagagatagcgaatcgtatgttagacgtgaccttgctagtgttagacatgcaggattttgatgtgatactaggcatggattggctatcagccaaccatgcaaatatagactgttatggcaaggaagttgtcttcaaccctccctccgaggctagtttcaaattcaggggggcaggcatggtatgtatacccaaggtcatctcagccatgaaggctagtaaactactcagccagggtacttggggtattttggcaagcgtagtggatgtgagagagccggaagtttccctatcttccgaaccagtggtaagagagtaccccgatgtttttccagacgaacttccaggacttccgcctcccagagaagtagacttcgctatcgagttagagccgggcactgccccaatctcgagggccccttacagaatggctccagccgaactaaaggagttgaaggtccagttacaggagttgctggacaaaggcttcatccggcccagtgtgtcgccttggggagccccagtattgttcgtgaagaagaaggatgggtcaatgcgcctttgtattgactaccgagagctgaacaaggtgacagtcaaaaaccgctaccccttgcccaggattgatgacctgttcgatcagttgcagggagccaccgtcttctccaagatcgacctgcgatcaggctatcaccagttgaggattagggacggtgacatccccaagacggcctttcgatcgaggtacggacattacgaattcgttgtgatgtctttcggcttgactaacgctcctgcagtattcatggatctgatgaacagggtgtttaaggagtttctagactcgttcgtcatagtcttcattgacgacatcctcatttactcaaaaactgaggctgagcacgaggagcacttacaccaagttttggagacccttcgagccaacaagttgtatgccaagttctccaagtgtgaattctggttaaggaaggtgacgtttcttggccacgtggtttccagtgagggagtttcagtagatcccgcaaagattgaagcggtgaccaactggacccgaccgtccacggttagtgaaattcgaagttttctgggcttggcaggttactacaggaggttcgtggaagacttctcacgtatagccagcccgttgacccagttgaccaagaagggaaccccttttgtctggagcccagcttgcgagaggagctttcaggagctcaaacagaagctagtgactgcaccggtcctgacagtgcccgatggttcgggaaactttgtaatctatagtgacgcctccaagaagggactaggttgtgtcctgatgcagcagggtaaggtagttgcttatgcctcccgccagttgaagatccatgagcagaactaccctacccatgacttggagttggcagctgtagtctttgcactgaagatatggaggcactatttgtacggtgagaagattcagatttacaccgatcataagagcctgaagtacttcttcacccagaaggagttgaacatgaggcagaggaggtggcttgagttggtgaaagactacgactgcgagatcctataccacccaggtaaagcgaatgtagtggctgatgcgctaagtaggaaagttgcacattcagcagcgctaatcaccaagcagacccccttactcagggactttgagagggcagagattgcagtctcagtaggtgaggttaccgcacagttggctcagttgacagttcagccaaccttgaggcaaaagatcattgctgctcagctgaatgatccttatttggcagagaagcgtcgcgtggtagagacagagcaaggtgaaggcttctccat CCAGTTGTATTCCGCCGTGTCATCTTACCGAGCAGCAGCCTTCGACAAGCGTCAGACCGAGTCGAGTTACCGTTCGAGTCGGATGAGTGTGCAGGCTGCTTGTTCCTCAGTCGTTCGAACGATCCGTGTAAGGCATTAG